The genomic window GAAGAAACAAAACCAGCAAAAGAAGGAAGTTATGAAGGGAGGAgatgaaaaatagaaactttcAAGCGTAAGTATGTATTAGCAAAATTGATAAGAGCATTTGTTACAGTTTCGACTTTAATCATCCTTTGGTTTCTATACATTGAAAACAGAGAATTTGTCCAAAAAGGGCTGAGGGAAGAGCAAAAATATGATACATGCAGTTTTCAGCCTGCAAGCTGCTCTTTACAATATTACATGCATCCTTCCTATCATCTCCATCTATTCATCCTAGTTGTCATTACTCGTCTATTTCTTCATCATaatcttcctcttcttcttctccttcttcttcatcgctttcttcctcttcttcttcctcatcaTCATTGACAATGAAGCCTCCAAGTGTGTCTTCATCTTCAGTTTCATCATCTTTGTCATCTCCACTTGCTTTCTTCATAGAACTTTTACTATTTATGGTATCATTTGGTGTCTTGTTGTAGTCCTTTGATCTTGTTGAATATTTTGGTCTCTGATTCTTCCTGATTTTTGCAACTAACTCCTTGTCCTCATCGCTCTCACCCATccagtcatcatcatcattgccTTCTGCTTGCTTCCTCTTTCCCCTTGTgcccttcttctccttcttctcagAAACCTCATCATCTTCACCATCTTTACTAGGTTCCTCAAGAAACCAGTTCCAGTTCTTTATATCACAGATCATTCGCTGAGGATAGGAGTCAAACTCATGCCCCATTACGATAAAACCAAACTCTGCATGTAACAAAACAACATTATGGAATTACAAAAGCATCGCATTGGCaactaatatgaaaatagatAGAGCATCCACATAGTAAATGTGcaaaatgctttaaaaaaagaatctaaataataatttttggtAGATGATCTATTGTGATTCATCTTCTAAGTTGTTATCACTAACAGTTTTCTAATGACGAAGGATTAAGTGTCCATTTGGGAATAATTCTATTTAAAGCGCTTTTAATCTGTTGCACACTTGAGCTTTGGTCAGTAATGCTTTTAAGTAGAATTACTCAGTGTTCGGATATaagcaaaaaatttactttgatAGTGTTTGGTAATGCGTTACATaacaaaaaagtgatttttaaaataacaacttCCAAGCGATTATACAAGAATCATTGcaaatgattttctaaatttCAAACACCTAATTTCTATAAGAAAACGCTTGTAAGCATTATGAACtcaaaatcactctcaaacagACTCTAAGTCAACTATTTTCCAAGGATGCCAAAGGCCATAGAATCCACAACAACCAAGTATCAATAGATAGTGGTAATTTTtcatatgtttcttttttctccaAGTGATTACATAACTTTCCGACAATCAAGTACTAGGTGAGTTGCTTCCAAAGGATGCCTTGACTGACCTGCCACAGAATTTATGACAATCAAGTATTAACTAGTTGGGCAATCTTATAAGACTTTACCTCATCACCAATAGGCGTCATCCCTACCTTTATGTCAATAGAAACCTCAACTTTCTCAAAAATGCactcatttctttttcaatctTTCCTCATATTGCCACCCATTTCTTGTCCAATCTATCCCTCTACTGTCTTCAACTGGTGCATTCAGAGCCCATAAGATTCACTCATGATATAAACCGATACATTTGTCCCCAGATTAGTGCAAAAACAAATCCAACTCAACTTCCATATCAACCAACTGGAAAACCGAGCAATTGGACCATAGTGAGCTTTATCTACCCTACAAGATTAACTCATGTACATACCCCATCAGCAGATATATAATAACAGGCTCGATTTATTGGTGCATGACAAAGTGGCTTAACCTACTTCAAAACTTGTTCAGCTATTTCTAGCAATGGCATTGACTGTCAATTTCATTTAGTACAATTGTTTTCCAAGGCAAGAAGCAAAACAGGTTTAATTGTCTCAAGATGACTGATCATGTTTCCGAATTCCATGAATTAATCACATCTCTTCTACCTACATTAACTGTGGTGTTAtactttcttcaaaaaaattctCCAAAAAACTCAGGATTAGATATGGGGAAGTAATGCAATAGGGATTCAAATTCTTGGAAAGTAGTAACCTTGTGCAGCCTCCCTAAGTGCATTATTCGATTCTAGTTTGATTCAATGAGGAAATAACTATTTATATATGCACATTAATGTAAAACTCAGatagaaaagagagagagagagaggaaaaaaaaaaaacagaagcaTTTGCCACCTGTTTGTATTCTGGGAAAACATGGGAAAAGCAAGGAAAGCTAAAGATGGTGAACTCAACTCGACCTGACCCAGTGGTTAACTTGGCGCCCAAACTCTTAGGCCTGCTTGGTAGCAGAAATGAGAACTGTAAATGGAAACTATGTAGAAATGATGCtcagaaaaaaatattagttcaGTTTCGAAAATGAAAACTTTTCTTAATCATTTCCGCTGCCAAACAAGcccttgtggtttttttttttctttcccggccttttctcagcaaccaaacagttCCAAAACCATACCTTTCACAGGGTCAACGTCTGAAACACTGAGAGACTCGAACCCACAACGACCCATCTCCGGAAATTCAGTTCTCTtcaaagaaaaccaaatgggGTTCTTCGAGGAAACACAGAACGAATCCCCACTCTCCATTTCACCTCTTTGATGCCTCCTGAAAACCCTAATTTCTCCACTTCCGCTGCTCAGAACCCAGAAGGGGTTCTTCCCAATGACCACGAAACGAACCCTAGTTTCTGAATCTTCGTGGAGCTCGAACGTAACGTGGTGGCGAGACACCGTTCTATCAGTGGTCGGAAACCCTGAGCCTCGTCCAAACTCCTTCTTTGAACCCTTTCGAAGCTCTGTTCTCCAGCCATTTTTGCCTTCAATCTCCATTGAATTTTCCTTCAACGGACACACAGGGTAAAACGCTACGTTTCGAATGAGGTCAATGCTCTAGTAGTTATATAGAGGGAAGGAAAGAGGAgacaatttaaattttaaccCTCAATCCCTTAAAAGGTACAAAATATACGCCTCCTTTTTTCCTTCTAAGACACCTTTGCTTTTCCCATTATTTTATAGTAtattaggtttttatttttttatttggtcatctAGTGGCtcactttttttgttttcctactgagaaaaagatattaaaaacgTAAgcaatcaataatttttttttatattattatattatttctttccatttcctaaaaatttaaaaccttaTTTCACCATTATAGATAAAAAATAGAGACTCCACTATCACTTAATAATGTTACCatagaatttttttcttgagGATGATTTAGTCATGTatctacacttttttttttatataagggcatgatggattgaaattttaagttaatgttttagttttatcatataaattaattggttaaatttaattatgGTTAAGTTGACGATCATTATTAACTTAAACTTAACTATGGTTGAGTTGTATTAACAAAAAACTTAATTGTAGTTAAGTTTATAATCAGAATTTTCACATAAACTTAACAACGGTTAAGTTGTActaacaaagaacttaactaTAATTATGTTTACAGTCAGAATTTTCACTCGAACTTAACAGTGGTTGAGTtgtattaataaaaaacttaactatggttaagtttacaattaaaatttttatcagaACTTAACAATGGTTGAGTTGCATTAATAAATAACTTACCTGTGGTTAAGTTCACAGTTAACATTTTCTCCTGAATTTAACAATtgttgagttgcattaacaaataacttaactatggttaagttGATAGTTATAGTTACATTACAAAAATTGTGGCTTTGAGCATCAAGTCAAATTCATCTGAAATAACAATCAACCCTCAACGGTATATAAACTTATTACATAGTCAAATTCAAACCCATTACATGTGCAAatttttgaagtaaaataaTTCAGTtaccattttctctcaaaactGATCAATACGAGCATTGGTCAATGAGTTGAATGGATGATTATGCATGACTTATAATCGATCCTTCAACTCGTCAAGTTGTCTTATAAGCATGGCTTGATCATGTCCAAAGTACTCAACTTTATTACCTCCATGTAAGGAACTACTACCATCCCTCGATGACTCTCCATAACCATAATTTGATGGTCCCTCGTTTGAGTAGGTAGATTGCAAATATCTCATACCTCCTCCAATATCCTTTCTTGGGTTTCTCGGAAACCCTTCCATCTCACATCTCCCCCCAAATTGCCAATCAAAACTCTACTTTGATCTCTAGGATGTACTTGCATTTTGGACATGAGATTCAATTCCACAGTTTCCATTTCCATCTTTATACCACCCAATTCATCTCTATTTATGTTCATATCAagagaaattttgaaaactcaTTTATCAACTATGTCCTTAGAATGATCTCGACTTTTCTCAACATCTAAACCCTTTTTACCAAATTCAAAGAACTAATTTTTGACTTAACATCTGCATCAAAAATATCACTCAAGTTATTGAAATTCTCtgtttcattttctaataaattctCAGATTTTAAGGAAACTCTTTCAACCCTTTCTTCATTGGACGTCTCTAACGAAGTGTTCACGCTagattttctattctttttctttgtaaattaaaagaaaaaacaatcaaaccctcaaattattgaaaaaaccTCTCAACACTTCATTTGTTTctccagaaaatggtcgaaagAGAAAGAAACTAAACTCTAGGGCCTCACGTTTTACACTATTATGAtttcaaaagaatgaaaaacaagggataaaaaaaaaacatctctACCACATAGTTGAATTAGCAAATGACACAAAAAGAATTCaagattttgattcattttcttctctagTAAATTTTATCAGCAACCAAATAATGGTAAAGGAGAAACAGAGAGTGAAAGAAATTTAACAAAACACCTCTAAAACTCTATTTATTTGAAGAGAAAACATATGAAATTAAAGAAGTTGAACCCTCTTGTCTCAATTAAGCCAAATAGTTGCATTAGTAAATGCCAAGCAAATGATCCAATAATTTGACTACTGttctttcttattattttctcgCCAACCAAATAGAGGTTAAAGAGAAAAACTAGCAATAGAATTGAAGAAACCGTAAAAGTTGACCCACCCCAATAATTGCTTAGGCAAATAACACCCAAATAATCTGAGatctctatttcttttcttttcccattcatttttcttagaaaccaaacaaacggtaaaagaaaaaaacagttATAAAATAAGAGTTATTTGGTTAAGATGAGTTTTATGTTATGTGCAccaaagaaagagaatgaagtagaagaagaaaataagaatttcTTTTTTTCGGTTTTTGAAGGAAAAGATGAAGAGTCGTTCtagaaatgaaatagaaaagaaGAAGCTATAAGTGTTGAAGAGAAATAAAATGAGGAGTATTTTTGTCTCAACTAGgtcattttttgtgttttttaacTGGTgggttatttttacaaatataggAGTTATTTTGACCCTTTTAACCAAATGACCcaaaaatttattcataaaaaaaaaaaatttatagcaattttcacatatttttagataatatatttaaaaaatgttaaaaaaaacaataaaaaaatatcaaagccatataaaagtttttatgttatatattgttccctaatgtaataattttaaagaattgttatgtgatatctcatatcgaatatatgataaaatttctgattctatataaatatgagCTCTCCTTAAACATTGAAGACATGTTTTATAGTCATAAAAACTCCTTTAGATGGTCATATCTATATAATTGAACGTGAGTCATCATAAATGATATCATAGTTTATCCTCGATTTTGGTGTTTCTATTTGTTTTAAAGTCGTAAGAACCCATTTAAATGAAAATGCATTCTCAATGACTATTTGAAAACGTATTATGAAGCATAgctttatataaatatttttagaaattaaaaatatgaaaaagattgattttgtatattttgataaaaaggtaaaattttaatatttttctaaaaatatccaTTTAGAAGATAAGCAACAAAAGAAGCATCAAATATAATGCATTtgctattaattttattttaccataaaattaaaaaatttatgcataaaattttaaaattataatttaatgattaaataacCATATATGATTGAAGATAACGAAttaagattgaaaatatttttcaattttttttatgacaaacaagtaaattatttatttcttttgttacCAAAGTAATAATCTTAGTAAAATAAGATTGGATAAATAATGTAATAATGTAATAGCATTTTGGTGGGGTTATTAAAACCtattattaaaagtattttaatatcattttgatattatttcagtGTTATATTTGCTCAATTAGGAATGACAATGGGTAGGCTTGAAACAAATGACCCCGATCATTTCCcatcccatttatttatatttattttcatccaaaaaaaaaaaaagtctaaatgAGTGGGGCGGGGCAACTATAGGAAATTCTCATGCTCACCTTATGTTATCTTGGCCTGcccatttaaattttttcaacaattttcaattttttatttttaaaacttaaatttattaaaataaatataaaaatattataagtatttgtaatttattttcatgaaaagtaatattttatttatgtttacaaagttaaaaaaatgaaaaaaaaaatcaattaagataattttttttttaattatatataattaaagtgaGGTGGGATAAAGTCATTACCCGAACTCATCTCGAATTCTTAAAAACTTCCAAAACTTGCcccaaattagttttttttaatcttaaaccTATTCCATTAAGGACGAAgcatgaaaagtgaaaaaaactGAGTACATCGTTATCCTTAACTTCAATATATTATTCATCTTTTGTATATTATGACATAacttgattataaaaaaaaaagtcttgtAGTCAATTTctttaggataaaaaaaaaaaaaaggccattttttcttgtcttcaaaaataaaaataaaaataaaaaaaacttaaatcttATTTAGCCATAAATTAAAAGTTGCTTTCTTATGGTTGCATGAAACGATGCCGCTCGAGGCTGCAAAAGCCTTCCCGCCCAATTCATATAAAGAGCCGTTATTTTTCAAACTTCCGTTACAATGGTCATGTTACTCTCCCTGCTCCGAACCGCCACCTCTCTGACCCAAATCCACCAAATCCATGCGCAAACCCTCATCCATGGCCTCCCACTTCAAACCCACCTCATTCCCAAGCTCATCGACCTTCATTCAATCGATTATGCTCGCTTCGTCCTTGATCAAACTCCTTCTCCCACTGATTTCTCTTGGAACTCCTTGATCAGAGCCTACACCGTCCATGGCTCTCCACAAAATTCCCTGTTTCTCTATCTCAAAATGCTTCGGAGCAGCACAAAACCAAGTAATTTTACATTCCCATTTGTCCTAAAAGCTTGTTCCACCCTTGGTTCAGTGCTTGAAGGTGAACAAATTCATACCCATGTTTTAAGATTGGGTTTTGGATCTGATTTGTTTGTGTGTAATTCTTTGATAGATATGTATTGTAAATGTTTTCGTCTTGATTCTGCTCGGAATTTTTGGGATGATATGGGGTTTAGAGATGAGGTTTCTTGGAATTCTATCATTTCAGGGTATGTACAATGGGGGCAGGTTGAGAAGGCACGGGATTTGTTCGAAGAAATGCCTATGAGAAGGAATGTGGTTTGCTGGACTGCAATGATAAATGGGTATGGGAAAGAAGGGGATTTTGTTGAGATGTTGAGTTTGTTTCGCCAAATGCTTGTTTCAGCTGATGAGGTCCAACCCAATGCAGCAACAATGGTGTGTCTACTGTCTGCCTGTTCAACTCTCTGTAATTATGAGGTTGGAAGGTTCCTTTCGGTTTTTATCGATGTTAACAAGATCCCTTTGAATACAATCTTGGTCACTGCTCTTATAGACATGTATTCTAAGTGTGGGGATGTGGAGAAAGCTTGGAGAATCTTTGATGGTGTTTCTTGTAAGAATCTGCCTTCTTGGAATGCCATCATTACTGGATGTGTGCAGGGTGGACTTCTTGAGGAAGCAATTGATTTATACCGTCACATGAAAGCACAGTCAGTGAAACCGAATGAGATCACTCTGGTAAATGTGTTGTCTGCTTGTGCTGGCTTAGGGGCACTGGAACTTGGGAGAGAAGTTCATCTGTACCTGGGCCGAAATGGCTTAGATCTAAATGTGATTCTTGCCACTGCTCTGGTTGATATGTATGCAAAATGTGGTAAAATCGACGAtgcttgtttgatttttgtCAAGACTAGCGAGAAAGATGTGGCCTTGTGGAATGCCATGATACTGGGGCTGGCTTACCATGGCGATGGAAGAGATTCTTTAGCAGTTTTTTCACAGATGGTGAGGGCTGGGGTGCAGCCCAATGATGTTACATTCATTGGAGTTTTATCAGCTTGTAACCATTCAGGATTGGTAGAAGAGGGAAGGGTTCAGTTTTCAAGTATGGCCGATAAACATGGATTGTCTCCTAAACTTGAGCATTATGCTTGTATGGTAGATCTCCTTGGCCGGGCTGGGCATCTCAAAGAAGCATATGAATTGGTGCAGAACATGCTAATTCCACCTGATTCAATAATCTGGGGTGCTTTACTAAGTGCTTGCCGGATCCATCGGAATCTTGAACTGGCTGATAAAATCAGTGAAACAATAATGGCATCGCAGGATCCCAATATTGGTTTCTGCATTCTGTTGTCGAACATTTATGCTTCTTCAGGAAGGTGGAAGGATGTTGCTAGAGTGAGGAGACAGGTAAAAgagaaaaggataaaaaaaccTTCTGGTTGTAGTTGGGTTGAAGTTGATGGTGTTGTTCATAGATTTGTTGTTGAAGATACAACTCATCTGAAATCTGGGGAGATCTATGGCGCCTATGAAATTCTAGTTAATCATTTGAAGGCAGAAGGGTATGTggcaaattttgattttattgcaAATAACATCAACGGcatgtaaaaatatattcatcaaATGGGTTGAAGATTTGAAGCTTCACACCTTCAATTGATGGGGACTTGGGAGAACTATGAAGATTGGTGCTTCCCAAGGGAAATGAAGTATCTACATTGGATTGTTCTTGTTCTATCACAGATTTTGGTGGTCACACTCACAAGAAACACAGTGAGGGCTTTGAGTTTGGGATTTTCAGCAACTGGGGTGGCCACACTTTGTGATAGAACAACTCAAATACTGATCCCTGATGTCTTTTCTGTAACAGAATGGCCTGGGTTCATGGTGATGCAGTCTAATTCCATTGTTCCTTGCCTTTGGATTGATGGATGAACACCTGAGAAGAGACGTCATATGCCAAAGATATGAAGCTTTAGTTTCGAGGCCAAAGGCCATTTgctaaattttgattttgttttggcAAGTATTGATGATATGGTTTGAAGTCTTTGACACTTCACCTGAACCTGGAACTGTGAAAAGGGAGTTGTGGAGAATAAAATGCAGCACACTATACAGAGAGcatttcttcatatttatcATAGATTTTGGCTCTCAAACTCCATGCCACTGTTCTAACCAGAAATCTAGTCTTGAAGGCCTGAAGGCCCTTGGGGTTTTCTGCAAGCAGCTTGCCGGTAGCATAGGTTGTGATAGTAGAGTCCAATGAAGAAACTAATCGCCGGTAGCATCATCGCCTTGAGTCAGGTGGTCTTGAAGATCCATATCTTAATTGTTAAagctttgaaaaatattaataacttgACATGTAGAGGTGTAAAATTTGAGTCTCTcttaagaggaaaaaaaaaaacttaagatagTGAATCTTGATTCAACACCTGATTAATCAAGAAGCATGCTGGAAAAAGGCAATTCTGGACCATAAaactttaatttgaaaattaagaaaacatcATACTACATATGTGGGTTGAATTTTGGAGGAAGAAAGGTCATCAAGCCATGGGGCAACTTAAGATTTAAGTTGTTTCCAGACTTTCAACCAGATAGCAGTCACATATGATTTACAAATTGATGGTAAAGGGCACAAGTGGGATAAAAACAAATAGGTAGTGAGCTTGTCTCAGGTTCTCCAGGCATTTTAGAGCACATCATTACCATCAAGACAGGGAAAACTTCCAAAATGATTCCATTTCCTCCGACAAAATCAACTTGCAACATAATTGTCATGCACCCGTGAGGGAAACCCCAATAGAAGGAATAAGATGATGAAAGGTTGTAACACTGGGTGAGTGCATGAAACCACTCGTGGAACGCACACAGCAGGCCAAGGGTAAAGGCTTGGTACGCACAAGGGTTGCTTGCATAGTATGAGTAGGACTCGAAGTTCTAGTAGGAATGGTTGGTGTCATAGCATATGAGGAAAAATCCTAGTTAAAGGAGGAGTGAGTGGGTGACAACCACTTTATAAAAGGGAATGAGAGCATATATATACATTCACACATTCATAGGGAAGGATTTAGGGGGAGATCTAAAGAGACATTATTGTGAGAGCATTGCTAATCTGTGtattgtatttttattcaaagtggCAATAAAGTAGAAGTTGGGGTCGGTGCCCTATAATTCGATACGTGCATATGCGGGTTCTTTTATTCTAATCACGTGTGGGTTTTGGAAGCTGGCCTACAGGGGTGTGTAGGTGCCGCACGGACAAGAAAAATTATAAGGGAGTTTTTGCGCCTGCGACAGTAATCGCACGTCTTCCGGCCAGTAGTGGATTTTGGGCGGTGAATAAGGTATAAACCCAAACGGGTTCAACCACCGGTCACGCCTATTCTATAAAACGGCGCCGTTTTAGTTTGCTATCGTTTTCAGGCTTCTTTCAAAATTGATGGAGAAGATCCACTGACAAACAGAGCGGTTTCGTGTTCGCTGAATAATGTCAAATCCTCTTCGATTTTCGCTTAATTCTTCGAAAATCTCCTCTTTCTCGTTCTCACCCTTCTCGC from Vitis vinifera cultivar Pinot Noir 40024 chromosome 9, ASM3070453v1 includes these protein-coding regions:
- the LOC104880220 gene encoding uncharacterized protein LOC104880220, with translation MEIEGKNGWRTELRKGSKKEFGRGSGFPTTDRTVSRHHVTFELHEDSETRVRFVVIGKNPFWVLSSGSGEIRVFRRHQRGEMESGDSFCVSSKNPIWFSLKRTEFPEMGRCGFESLSVSDVDPVKEFGFIVMGHEFDSYPQRMICDIKNWNWFLEEPSKDGEDDEVSEKKEKKGTRGKRKQAEGNDDDDWMGESDEDKELVAKIRKNQRPKYSTRSKDYNKTPNDTINSKSSMKKASGDDKDDETEDEDTLGGFIVNDDEEEEEEESDEEEGEEEEEDYDEEIDE
- the LOC100853908 gene encoding pentatricopeptide repeat-containing protein At3g12770, with the protein product MVMLLSLLRTATSLTQIHQIHAQTLIHGLPLQTHLIPKLIDLHSIDYARFVLDQTPSPTDFSWNSLIRAYTVHGSPQNSLFLYLKMLRSSTKPSNFTFPFVLKACSTLGSVLEGYVQWGQVEKARDLFEEMPMRRNVVCWTAMINGYGKEGDFVEMLSLFRQMLVSADEVQPNAATMVCLLSACSTLCNYEVGRFLSVFIDVNKIPLNTILVTALIDMYSKCGDVEKAWRIFDGVSCKNLPSWNAIITGCVQGGLLEEAIDLYRHMKAQSVKPNEITLVNVLSACAGLGALELGREVHLYLGRNGLDLNVILATALVDMYAKCGKIDDACLIFVKTSEKDVALWNAMILGLAYHGDGRDSLAVFSQMVRAGVQPNDVTFIGVLSACNHSGLVEEGRVQFSSMADKHGLSPKLEHYACMVDLLGRAGHLKEAYELVQNMLIPPDSIIWGALLSACRIHRNLELADKISETIMASQDPNIGFCILLSNIYASSGRWKDVARVRRQVKEKRIKKPSGCSWVEVDGVVHRFVVEDTTHLKSGEIYGAYEILVNHLKAEGYVANFDFIANNINGM